Proteins co-encoded in one Novosphingobium sp. PP1Y genomic window:
- a CDS encoding NAD(P)-dependent alcohol dehydrogenase, with amino-acid sequence MEAYAAIIERQGGEFVLDNVSIEDPRDGEVLVKVAAAGICHTDLTVRDQYYPTPLPAVLGHEGSGVVEKVGRGVTTVKPGDKVVLSFSYCGTCPSCLKGHQAYCPSLFPLNFMGRRLDGSTPITRNGEDVNACFFGQSSFATYSIANENNCVKVADDAQIELLGPLGCGIQTGAGTILNALQPAPGSSIAIFGVGSVGLSAVMAAKASGCLRIIAVDRNPARLAVARELGATDVIDASTTNAQEAIVALTGGGADYAMDTTAIPQVLRSAVDSTHNMGETAVVGGAKLGTEFLLDMNNMLFGRKLRGVVEGSSTPQVFIPQLIAMQKAGLFPFEKLCSFYDLDQINQAVEDTEKTGSAIKAILRM; translated from the coding sequence CGAAGATCCCCGTGATGGCGAGGTGCTGGTCAAGGTTGCCGCCGCCGGCATCTGCCACACCGACCTGACCGTGCGCGATCAGTATTACCCGACCCCGCTGCCGGCAGTGCTTGGCCATGAAGGTTCGGGCGTGGTCGAAAAGGTCGGCCGCGGGGTTACCACGGTCAAGCCGGGCGACAAGGTTGTCCTGTCGTTCAGCTATTGCGGCACCTGCCCGTCGTGCCTCAAGGGGCACCAGGCCTATTGCCCCAGCCTTTTCCCGCTCAATTTCATGGGCCGCAGGCTCGACGGGTCGACCCCGATCACCCGCAACGGCGAGGACGTGAACGCCTGCTTCTTCGGCCAGTCCTCGTTCGCGACCTATTCGATCGCCAACGAAAACAACTGCGTCAAGGTTGCCGATGATGCGCAGATCGAACTGCTCGGCCCGCTGGGCTGCGGCATCCAGACCGGCGCGGGCACTATCCTCAATGCGCTGCAACCGGCACCGGGCTCCTCGATCGCGATCTTTGGCGTCGGCTCGGTCGGCCTCAGCGCGGTCATGGCCGCCAAGGCTTCGGGCTGCCTCAGGATCATTGCGGTCGATCGCAATCCGGCCCGGCTCGCAGTCGCCCGCGAACTTGGCGCAACCGATGTCATCGACGCCTCGACCACCAATGCCCAGGAAGCGATTGTCGCCTTGACCGGCGGGGGCGCGGACTATGCGATGGATACCACCGCGATCCCGCAGGTGCTGCGTTCGGCGGTGGACAGCACGCACAACATGGGGGAAACCGCCGTGGTGGGCGGCGCCAAGCTGGGCACCGAATTCTTGCTCGACATGAACAACATGCTGTTCGGCCGCAAGCTGCGCGGGGTTGTGGAAGGCTCGAGCACGCCGCAGGTGTTCATCCCGCAGCTGATTGCCATGCAGAAGGCCGGCCTGTTCCCCTTCGAAAAGCTCTGCTCGTTCTACGATCTCGATCAGATCAACCAGGCTGTCGAGGACACCGAAAAGACCGGCAGCGCGATCAAGGCCATCCTGCGGATGTAA